A window of the Megalopta genalis isolate 19385.01 chromosome 2, iyMegGena1_principal, whole genome shotgun sequence genome harbors these coding sequences:
- the LOC117225427 gene encoding DENN domain-containing protein 1A isoform X7, with amino-acid sequence MGSRLRDNVQHLFECFCEVAAPLGEKLPWILQKYPSSFLDEEILKSVPKFAYPCEIENLVVQHFSFVLTSIDSKWTFGFCRHDPKTDTGLVILSALPWHEIFYNHLILCTNRLLNKIATLIQSTGTGEDLWKFFETVYNSTVPIPGSSISIPVPNSKVNFIYQSPKQFQLPSIPENRNLTEYYSAVDAHNMMIVFASMLYERRIIFTSKRLSRLSACVQACNALIYPMIWQHIYIPVLPLSLIDYLLAPMPFLIGVPSPTLQRVRKSDLGEVVILDADNNIIESPFEDLESLPQDVVANLKKALRNRATLLGDGVSRAFLRALVQLTAGYKDALILEQGQCITFNQNAFVESRPSSMQPFLRKMLELQIFQQFIEERLNMLNSGLGFSDEFEVEACSYSAKSSSKFMQQYREWTYAMRKESSAFFRSVKDKANPAVKYAVKSVKDKGKDMKTAYKGLKWKGGRANRSETSRRFHQPRSAPSSPTSDRRPIDFTSPPKSPNGFTATTSYRKDLRLRNSNFADSRKQYSPLSPSSPEETDSPPERVNIDLMQELRHVIFPNTPPVDRTDFPEVPDLIRLDSTVSSDDFDPLLSKSSEFPSSKQMTQSLHAPEMGEGLSNPLYPYFQPLHKTTEKPKSSDNIGDLDLLQAYGLDFNKFNISNGGSPTKNAATCNSTSESNIGNVDSAFSLTLNATAIKSQNNWTKFE; translated from the exons ATGGGTTCCAGATTGAG AGATAATGTTCAACATCTTTTTGAATGCTTTTGCGAGGTAGCTGCACCATTGGGAGAAAAACTACCATGGATACTTCAGAAGTACCCTAGCTCCTTTTTGGATGAAGAAATACTTAAGTCGGTACCTAAATTTGCATACCCCTGTGAAATAGAGAA CCTGGTGGTacaacatttttcatttgtactcACTAGCATTGATTCTAAATGGACATTTGGATTCTGTCGACATGATCCCAAGACAGACACTGGTCTAGTAATTTTAAGTGCATTACCATGGCATGAAATATTTTATAA TCATCTCATTTTATGTACGAATAGGCTTTTAAACAAAATTGCTACATTGATTCAGAGCACTGGCACTGGAGAAGATCTTTGGAAATTTTTTGAAACCGTATATAATAGTACGGTTCCCATTCCTGGTAGTTCCATATCGATTCCTGTACCAAATTCTAAAGTG AACTTTATTTATCAAAGTCCTAAGCAATTTCAATTACCGAGTATACCAGAAAAT AGAAATTTGACTGAATATTACAGTGCTGTTGATGCTCATAATATGATGATAGTGTTTGCTTCCATGCTGTATGAGCGGCGAATTATTTTCACTTCGAAACGTCTTTCAAGATTGAGTGCATGCGTTCAAGCGTGCAATGCTTTAATTTATCCAATGATTTGGCAACATATATATATTCCAGTTCTGCCATTATCTTTAATAGATTATTTATTAGCACCGATGCCGTTTTTAATCGGAGTACCGTCTCCAACTCTTCAG AGAGTCCGAAAAAGTGATTTGGGAGAAGTAGTCATATTGGATGCGGATAACAATATCATAGAGTCTCCGTTCGAAGATTTAGAGTCTTTACCTCAAGACGTA GTAGCCAATTTAAAGAAGGCATTGCGCAATAGAGCTACGCTACTCGGTGATGGCGTGTCTAGGGCATTCTTGCGAGCATTGGTGCAGTTAACTGCTGGATACAAGGATGCATTAATTTTAGAGCAAGGCCAGTGTATTACGTTTAACCAAAATGCATTTGTGGAAAGTAGGCCATCTTCTATGCAACCTTTTTTACGAAAAATGTTGGAATTGCAAATATTTCAACAG TTTATAGAAGAAAGACTGAATATGCTTAATTCAGGCCTTGGattctcggatgaatttgaagtggAAGCTTGCAGCTATTCCGCCAAATCTAGCAGTAAGTTTATGCAGCAGTATCGAGAATGGACGTACGCTATGCGAAAAGAAAGTTCGGCATTTTTCCGTAGTGTAAAAGATAAG GCCAATCCAGCTGTGAAGTATGCAGTTAAATCT GTGAAAGACAAAGGAAAGGATATGAAAACAGCGTACAAAGGACTGAAATGGAAAGGTG GAAGGGCGAACAGAAGTGAAACAAGTAGGAGATTTCACCAGCCGAGGTCTGCACCTAGTTCCCCTACTTCCGACAGGAGGCCTATAGACTTTACATCGCCACCAAAATCACCAAACGGTTTCACCGCGACCACTAGCTATAGGAAAGATCTTCGGTTGCGTAATAGTAATTTCGCTGATTCAAG AAAACAATATTCACCATTAAGTCCTAGTTCTCCGGAAGAAACTGATTCTCCGCCAGAACGAGTGAACATTGACCTTATGCAAGAGCTTCGTCACGTAATATTTCCAAATACACCTCCTGTTGACAGAACA GACTTCCCCGAAGTGCCAGATTTAATTAGATTAGACTCGACAGTGAGTAGCGATGACTTTGATCCGCTGCTTTCCAAATCCTCGGAATTTCCCAGTTCGAAACAGATGACGCAGTCATTGCATGCACCGGAAATGGGAGAAGGCCTCAGCAACCCGCTATACCCATATTTTCAACCTTTGCACAAAACCACCGAGAAGCCAAAATCATCAGACAATATTGGTGACTTGGATCTATTGCAAGCGTACGGCTTGGACTTTAATAAGTTTAATATAAGTAACGGTGGTTCACCGACCAAAAATGCTGCGACGTGCAACAGTACATCCGAGAGTAATATTGGCAATGTCGATAGCGCGTTCAGCTTAACATTGAACGCTACCGCCATTAAATCACAAAATAATTGGACGAAATTCGAGTAA